A genomic segment from Gossypium hirsutum isolate 1008001.06 chromosome D04, Gossypium_hirsutum_v2.1, whole genome shotgun sequence encodes:
- the LOC107899717 gene encoding cytochrome P450 94B3, translated as MGIFTSFFKLVPLEFVLISVFFSLLHAILCKVCRVSELSGHGPPSYPIIGCMISFYKNRTRLIDWYTELIAESDTSTIVVNRLGARRTIVTANSENVEYMLKTNFNNFPKGKPFTEILGDFLGYGIFNVDGELWRIQRKLASHAFSTNSLREFVMSTLEEEVENQFLPSLESLAAASAVVDLQDLLRRLSFNMICKVSLGVDHCVLDPSQLVSPLNKAFDMASEICAKRGAAPLLLVWKVKKWLGVGSEKKLRDAVEEVHAYVEEIIRNRKKKMDESQENCGEDLLSRLILAGCDEEVIRDMIINFIMAGRDTTSAAMTWLFWLLSCHPVIEQELLKEIQRNDKRLSDYESLEGLKLLKASLCESMRLYPPVAWDSKHAMVDDMLPDGTLVQAGDRVTYFPYGMGRMEALWGKDCIEFRPSRWFIEPSHQGGSLKKVSPYKFPVFQAGPRICLGRDMAFIQMKYVVASILRQFEIKPIRSEKPIFVPLLTAHMAGGLKVLIKKRDHSI; from the coding sequence ATGGGAATATTCACGTCTTTCTTTAAGCTTGTGCCCTTGGAGTTTGTGTTGATATCAGTGTTTTTCTCTTTGTTGCATGCAATCTTATGTAAAGTCTGCAGAGTTTCAGAATTATCAGGACATGGCCCCCCAAGTTATCCTATAATCGGCTGCATGATTTCTTTCTACAAAAACCGCACTCGTTTGATAGATTGGTATACAGAGCTCATCGCGGAGTCGGACACCAGTACAATTGTGGTTAACCGGCTTGGTGCTCGAAGGACTATTGTGACTGCAAACTCGGAGAACGTTGAGTACATGCTGAAAACCAATTTCAATAACTTCCCTAAAGGCAAGCCTTTCACTGAAATTCTGGGTGACTTTCTTGGCTATGGGATATTCAATGTGGATGGGGAGCTTTGGCGCATTCAACGCAAGTTAGCAAGCCATGCTTTCAGCACCAATTCTTTGAGAGAATTCGTGATGAGCACATTGGAAGAAGAGGTAGAGAATCAATTTTTACCTTCGTTAGAATCATTGGCTGCAGCATCAGCAGTGGTAGACTTGCAGGACTTGCTGAGACGACTTTCGTTCAATATGATCTGCAAGGTCTCATTAGGGGTGGATCACTGTGTTTTAGACCCTTCTCAGCTTGTTTCGCCTCTCAACAAAGCTTTCGACATGGCGTCGGAGATATGCGCCAAACGTGGAGCAGCTCCTTTGTTATTGGTTTGGAAGGTCAAGAAATGGCTCGGAGTTGGATCGGAGAAAAAGCTCAGGGATGCTGTTGAAGAAGTTCATGCATATGTTGAGGAAATCATTCGTAACAGGAAGAAAAAGATGGATGAAAGCCAAGAGAATTGCGGTGAAGATCTCCTATCGAGGTTGATATTGGCTGGCTGTGATGAGGAAGTGATAAGAGATATGATCATAAACTTCATCATGGCAGGAAGGGATACAACTTCAGCAGCAATGACATGGCTCTTCTGGTTGCTTTCATGCCATCCAGTTATAGAGCAAGAACTGCTGAAAGAGATACAGAGAAATGATAAAAGATTGTCAGATTATGAATCATTGGAGGGATTGAAATTGTTGAAAGCCTCTCTTTGTGAGTCCATGAGGCTCTACCCGCCGGTAGCTTGGGACTCAAAGCATGCCATGGTGGATGATATGTTACCTGATGGTACTTTAGTCCAGGCAGGGGATAGGGTAACCTATTTTCCCTATGGAATGGGGAGGATGGAAGCGTTATGGGGAAAGGACTGCATCGAGTTCAGACCGAGCCGGTGGTTTATTGAACCAAGTCACCAGGGAGGATCACTAAAGAAGGTAAGTCCATACAAGTTTCCAGTTTTTCAGGCAGGTCCAAGAATTTGTCTTGGAAGAGATATGGCCTTCATTCAGATGAAATATGTGGTGGCTTCCATACTGAGACAGTTTGAAATCAAACCAATCAGATCAGAAAAGCCTATTTTTGTGCCACTCTTGACGGCTCACATGGCCGGTGGACTAAAGGTTTTGATCAAGAAACGAGATCATTCAATATAA